The Longimicrobium sp. region CCGCCGCGCACGCCGCCGCCACGCGCGCGCGTGCGCTCGCCCGGGTACGCGCCACGCCCGTGGAGCGCGCGCTCGCGGAAGCCATGGCCGTCCGCTACCTCCCCGCGCACGCCCCGGCGGGGCGAAAGAGCCTGGACACCGCCTTCGTGAACGCGATGGCCGGGGTGTACCGGAGCGCTCCGCAGAACGACGAAGTGGCGACGCTCTACGCCGACGCGCTGATGCTCCTGGAGCCTCGCCGCGGAGTCTGGCCGCTCACCAAGCCCTCCGTCGCGCGCATCGTCGGCGTGCTGGAGGAGGTGCTCGCGCGCGACGTTGCTCACCCGGGCGCCTGCCACCTCTACATCCACGCCACCGAAACCACGCCCAAGGTCCGCGAAGCGCAGCGGTGCGCGGACCTGCTGGGGAGCGCCATCCCCGGCGCGAGCCACATCCTGCACATGCCGTCGCACACCTACAACCGCGTGGGGCGCTGGGGCGACGCGACGCGGGTCAACGTGCAGGCGTGGCACTCGGACCAGCGGGCGGCGGTCGGCGAGGGGATCTCCATCTATCCCTCGCACAACCTGCACATGCTCCTATTCTCCGCGTCCATGGACGGCCAGGGCGCGCTCGCCATCCAGGCGGCTAGGGACTACACGAAGCTGGTGCCCGCCGACGGCGCGGGGCTGCACTCGCTCGTCCTCCTGCGCTTCGGGCGCTTCGACGAGATCCTGGAGTTGACCCGCGCTCCCGTGCACCCGATTCACCAGGGGCTGTGGGCGTTCGCGCGCGGGCACGCCCATCTCCGCCTTGCGCGGCCGGACAGCGCGCGCGCCTACCTGGCGCTCGTGGACTCGCTGGCGCGCCACGCGCCGGCCACGAGCATGTTCCGCGTCCACCAGCCCGCGCGCCTCCTGAGCGTGGTGGGCGCCCTCCTGCGCGGCGAGATCCTGCGCGTGGAGGGCCGCACCGGCGATGCGGTCGCCGCCTTCCAGGAAGCCGCCCGCCTGGAGGACGCCCTCATGTACGACGAGCCCGAGCCGCTCCCCTTCGCCGTGCG contains the following coding sequences:
- a CDS encoding tetratricopeptide repeat protein, translated to MPLNPFARLFVAFTIGMAVAAHPADAQQAEGGAMPVYAGVLGSFTWPVSTRVPEAQAYFDQGVRLMYSFAPEDARRSFAEARRRDPECAMCWWGEAWSLGPYLNSPMDDADAPAAHAAATRARALARVRATPVERALAEAMAVRYLPAHAPAGRKSLDTAFVNAMAGVYRSAPQNDEVATLYADALMLLEPRRGVWPLTKPSVARIVGVLEEVLARDVAHPGACHLYIHATETTPKVREAQRCADLLGSAIPGASHILHMPSHTYNRVGRWGDATRVNVQAWHSDQRAAVGEGISIYPSHNLHMLLFSASMDGQGALAIQAARDYTKLVPADGAGLHSLVLLRFGRFDEILELTRAPVHPIHQGLWAFARGHAHLRLARPDSARAYLALVDSLARHAPATSMFRVHQPARLLSVVGALLRGEILRVEGRTGDAVAAFQEAARLEDALMYDEPEPLPFAVRDWLGTLLLEQGRPADAERVFREALERRPHNGWSLVGLEQALRAQHRTADADQALAAFQQAWARSDTWLPHPRF